The Rhopalosiphum maidis isolate BTI-1 chromosome 2, ASM367621v3, whole genome shotgun sequence genome segment TATATTGGAATTTACTTCTTCTAGACTTATTAAACGGCAATGGGTATATTGAAGTTTTATACCAGTATCTCcatttacctaaaaaaaaatagataagatatattctatactccttaattttatgtaatcttgttatcaatacattaattgtaaaatattcaaacatttgacaaatatatatgtttataataactattttaacattgaaaaaattaattaattatttaaactaaaattgattgttgagtaaaagaaaaagtaaACACGAGTACCTGCAATGCTGACTCCCAAGAAAAGTTGTAatctttttttcgtttttgttttagatcatttattattatagcagaTACTCCTAATACATCTGCTACGTCATTATCGtccattgaattaattttggtggctaaaattaatttaagtaaacaaaggatgataatattgatattaataaaatattattttattagggtTCAATACTTAtagcaattatatatatatttttaaatgcaattaaaattataaaaaatgccctaataagattttaatactgttaaaatccttaaattttttattcataatttttttgtaaaatataaaaaaatatgcaaaaatgtacaaaattcaACTTTGTAATTAATGTCaccttaaaaacaaaaatttgaataaataaatatatgcaaaaAGTTCTGAAccctaataaatatagataccaACTTTCAGAAAATTTCCTTTTTAAGTTCATTGTCGATTTTGCCTGATTCAAAAGCTGATCTAATAATATTCCTTGGCCTTTTCTGGAGCTCATACCATGTATCCTTCCAAACGGAATGTGATgcacatttatatttgaattaatttgtgCAATTAAGGATTTaagtaagtaaaaatgtttgctTTGAGTATTATCaacaacataaaatagatCTTCAGAACCATAATATTCGTGGCGTCTAAGTGCTGCAGCAATATCCcgtgaaatgtataatgtagaactatcgttttttaaaattgtgatttCTTGATTATTAGAATGCACAACAGTAGATCCatcttctttaaattttaataaaccaatTTCATTGAGTCTTTTTAGAACATCTTGAATATTTtcctttgaatattttgattccCAATCATATTCATCAAATACTATTCCCagtcttttataaataacttctAATTCGTTAATAGTAATTGATCTAAATTCATTCCATAGGTTTTTGATATCTGTGGTAGAGTTACCACAttctaaatcattaaatatggcTTTAgctttattatgaatttttgagTCGTTGTTTGCCATTTTATTGGCTAGTATATATGCATTGTATAAAGATTCAAtggtcatatttttattagacatATCTGATTTCATTTGTTCCAATcctaatattgtataaccaAATTGAGGTCCCCAGTCACCCAAGTAGTTAATACGTACAACACGACCattgataaaatttgttaagttAGAAATGAAGTTTCCAATAATAGTTGAACGTAAATGACCAACATGAAATGGTTTTGCAATGTTTGGAGAACTGTAAtgattgaaatgtattttaattcgaCATAGTACTTAGTAattgaaatgtaattatatttcaaatatatatatatgagtaaCTTAACTTACCAATTACCTAAATTCAATAATGCAGGGTTTAGAATTCTGTATACAATGTCGACGAGTTacatcaatattgtttttaagtacatcattaataaaatcatttttatttaaatgtattattacatgttGAGGATTTAACTGAGAAGTTGTTATTTCATGActtggtattttaaaatctttaaatgaatttgttccaaaatgtttttgaagaaTATTAAGAGGCATACGTAAACCAATATCGTTCATGGAATTTCCTTTGCCTATTTTCAGATTAgctataaaatcatttactaCATctgttgaatttttattaattgcacAGGCAAcctgaaacatttaaaaacatttagtcATTAAGATATAAACTTAATAGaacttataactaatacataatttaattcattgtgttattaacatttaaaaaagattttaacattttaaggaattaaaaaatattatttattgatatattaataacagtaaatataatacatactttagtaaataataagtataatagtaaagttaatgatttattattaataatggaaatcaaacttattttatttatttaaaagcatatgttatacaataggagtaaaaaatataagtactcgagggaattttttttaatttaaacattttttggatgaaataagttttaatgataaattatataataataaaatatttatactaattgtttttacgcatattaataattgtttgttgattgttaaattaaaaatcattccatttaatttttttagcttcAATGTTAAAACATCATACTGGATTTTCCAactacatattttcaaaaaaaaaaaaataataaagactaAGTAGCATAGGCGCAAATAGGGGGGCGCTTAGGGGGTATTAGTACCaccaattttaaaagtagcaccctaaaatattttttttatactatttcaaTCAGTAACTATTCAACGCTATGCCCTAATGAAGAGATTAAGCACTCtcagtttttttattgaaatcgcGCCTATGCtaagtagataatattatgttgtattatttatattgctcaataatcattatattatagatttggagtattattttatctaaatattaatcattcaaAGGCacattttggaaaataatgattttatacaaattattgatttctAGCAGATAggtacaagtaaaaaaaataatcgttacCTTTTCCGCTACATATCGCTTACACAATCTATAATTGGTTCTGGACAAAACAGCGGTTCGAACCATCGTTATAAACTTTTCTAGTTATGAgcgtcgtataaaatattatactcgtttaTCACTGAGTGCGGGATACGTTAATACGTTATGTGACTATGTGAGCTTATTAATCGTTAATAACTATGAGTACTGTGCCACAATAATGTTCGTCCGAAAATCAGAAATCAGCaacttattttagaaatttaaaaactaaagcgATATACCTAAAGTCGGCGAAGCGAAGCAAACAACTCCAATAAGCGATGTTTTGTTATCAGTTGGGTGAGAGATAAGTGATAAAAGTGAAGTTGTTTTAGGGATGGGAAAAACTCGACCATGACCCCACGAACGCATGCGCAAACGGCTTGGAAATATTTTCGCGCCTGCGAACGGGTGCGAAAGTGCGAAACCCCACCGCGCCACCGAACGGTGAACACTGAACACTGAACAGTACTATAGTTACACTGTTGCAGTGGCCAGTGATCAGTGACTCGTGAACAGAATCCCGTCTCGGCACctcctcaaataaaatttttcgtTTTCCGTCCTTATGTGCACGTCTACCAGTGGAAAACTAGGAAACGGCGAATAGTTCGGCCATTCGCGCTGTACGAAAAAGACAACCTAACCAGTAACCAccaccaaatatattataatctcgtCTACAGATGACGAGGCGGCTGCGATCTACCGGCAAAACAAATCTGACGACGGTCTATTGAACCGTGATAAGTAGTGCGTGcgcgtgtgtgtttttttttcattgctgtcattattattattatcaggaACTTCGGCGACAGGCTACTGGTTGGCAGACTGAGACGGCAGTCCACCACACTTGACGTTAGCTATATAGGAATTGGGATTCGAGTCTCTCCTTAACGACGCGTTAaggtttagaaaaaaaaatcgtgttcTTGCGAAATCATTCGCGAATCCGTTGCCAAGTGATCGATTAGACAGATTTGTTTCGATCACGCTCCTTAAAACCCGCCTAAGTCTGCAGTCCATCTGACGGTAAAACATCACAGAGAGAGAAGGAAAAACGAAAATCGCTGATCACATAAACTCGAAGAATCCTTCGCAATGGCCGGTCAAACAATACAAGATAGACTATTGGCAGCTCGACACAGTTTGGCTGGACAAGGTCTGGCAAAGTCCGTATGCAAGGCCACCACTGAAGAGCTAATCGGACCGAAAAAGAAACATTTGGATTGTGAGtgcatacttattattaatattattatctggatttttattaatattcattatcaaCGTAAACAACAATTTGAAATAgcaaatgattaatttttgatatatcaACTGCAAATGTGcaatataacttaaatgttgcttaattttatgaaagatAGATTTAGATATAAATGTGTGGTAATAGCTAGTAGGTGGTAGGTgttgtatatagtaataatttcaaCTTCCAAACATcatgttgttttaattatttttaaatttttatattatttaattttactctaAAATTTGAAGGCAttgatgttaaataatatgaatgcaacaaaatgtttaaaatgcatttttaaaaacactgggttattatcatttattatttatgatgtagGTATGTATGCATTACTTGGTTAAATTGTCAGAATAAGTTAAGTTTAGGTATGttgatttagaataattttacctacttattatacgtattactgaaaaatattagttaaattgtCCATAATTTAACCCAAACCAATATTTGAGTAAAATTTCAATAGGTACCCTATTTTTAATCTCGATAATAACTATAGTCTATGTGAAagataaataagtatcataagCTTTTTCAACATATAAGTAGTTAAGgaggtatattatagatattttatttgttagagATActaaacactaaacttttatttactaaacaaaTAGATACTAATCTTTTTAACAATAGGTAATGtataagaacataatatagaatttatttaaatttagctatttaaataaataatatctcttTTAGTAAGTATCcataatttatgtgttttttagtttttctgcaataacaataatctacctaattctaatttaaataaaaactaattaaattattatttctttactttatttttattaagtatctatTTGATTCTATACTTGTtatataggttaggtatttaatattttattaaaaatcctaaatattaatcatcttCCAATGACAAaagtttagtatattttactctGTATTTTACcgtataacttttaatatttacatgtgTTTGTTGTTTCattcaattttacatattaatcagagcagttttatttattttttttttttatgtataacaaaacaaaGTTTCATGGATCATAGGTACTTGgactacctatattaataataataacagtaattcaACTATTATTGGTTctgaattgattattttatttttttttaatgttggttattataaatatgtgttaaaaaaaaaataaaaaggaaaagTGCCAAAGTTAATAACtactatgttttatattacctatctaGGTACTTAGTAGTAGTTTttctcaacatttttaaaaattatatacaaatttaattaaaaaagtatgataaataaatttgcatctagatttttttaaaatctaatttgaatcaaattaaatacctatttttattgtttaaaatggttcaaatattatcattactaaGGTACTTTTCTACCTTCATAATAGGTAGATAGTTTGTGTAATGATCAGAAATATTAACATTCATTATTAGTTttactattacatttttaaccaaagttgtaattttatatcaattatatatttattttttggtaaaattatggttttaagtgTAGTTTATCTATAAGTTTAACCttaaaagttgttttatattcatatttttgttttgacaatttaataggcataaaaaaaataccgtgACTTACACCCAAatcatttattcaaatgttaacattaaaatcattaaaattataaatcaagatAAGGTAGTTtaagaaaaatgaaatttgaaaattatataagtataagtattgtacataaatctaatattttagatttcagGATATTccatagaattttattttaactcattatattataatactgacaAACTAAATTCATCGAGAAACCATACCTGCATGACACAAAAGCTCATCTACTATAACACTTGATAGCTACGACCTCCTCGCCCATATTTCTATCAGTCGGATGCACAAAGTGGTCTGGTCTCTTGGTAAACACAGTAAAAAGAGTACTTCAGTATACTActgaataaatgaataaaacaaaatttaataaaaataaacgttaacatttattcatattgaaatataatatatttttcaagtttcaGGTTAACcagtatgttttattatgtgttttgaaaaatatttacctggGTCGTATGTATTTTGGAGTACAAAGCATTGAatggaattatttattatatagtacttatctatatttatatagtgtatctacttatattttcttatatttcttACATCTTACTTAaagttatctaaaaatataataagaagttttaaaaaaataatactttttctaGCTGATatatgttttgataataatattactaatttaataggttatgaataaatattcagtTTATAGTGCATGTCGaagatgataatattgtagcCAACATGCTTATTTGATGAATAAGTAAActacttaaaatgttgaaactatGGTTATggatttgttttcaatttaaatcagcatcatattttttaaatcattcataTCATTCATATCGtaccatattatgttatactataataattgagaaaatatttaactaatcgGTTAGAAAaccaatttaattgaaaacaacTATCtaggtaaatttttaatttataaaacatttttgcaaacatgttattttattatagtacttaATCAGATATTgttaatcacaataataatatgaaaataataataggtatcttCATAGCCACTTgctcttatttattatttaattaatatcattagtGGCCAACATTTAGTTCATGTAAACaacataatcaaaatttaagtttttagggAATGTTTATATTGATGGCTATTAGAAAATCCACATTTATTTGTCAACTTCTTTTAAAATcgcttttacattttatataactatttaaaattgttgtttagaCATTGCATAACATTTAGCAatacataatcattttaaaaatgttaaacattaatatctaataattttaaataatattattttgaatattacctatttataaattatttataataaaattgtattaaacatcagttaatataaataattagttataacagGCAGTAGTCGGACTTGCTACCATCCAATCAGATTTTTCTAAACTATAGTCCACCGCCCCTGAGtttcgttttattaattatattaattatgtttattgtttatcataGATTTagcttaaataatttgtaaattgagT includes the following:
- the LOC113552794 gene encoding probable arginine--tRNA ligase, mitochondrial codes for the protein MVRTAVLSRTNYRLCKRYVAEKVACAINKNSTDVVNDFIANLKIGKGNSMNDIGLRMPLNILQKHFGTNSFKDFKIPSHEITTSQLNPQHVIIHLNKNDFINDVLKNNIDVTRRHCIQNSKPCIIEFSSPNIAKPFHVGHLRSTIIGNFISNLTNFINGRVVRINYLGDWGPQFGYTILGLEQMKSDMSNKNMTIESLYNAYILANKMANNDSKIHNKAKAIFNDLECGNSTTDIKNLWNEFRSITINELEVIYKRLGIVFDEYDWESKYSKENIQDVLKRLNEIGLLKFKEDGSTVVHSNNQEITILKNDSSTLYISRDIAAALRRHEYYGSEDLFYVVDNTQSKHFYLLKSLIAQINSNINVHHIPFGRIHGMSSRKGQGILLDQLLNQAKSTMNLKRKFSETTKINSMDDNDVADVLGVSAIIINDLKQKRKKDYNFSWESALQVNGDTGIKLQYTHCRLISLEEVNSNITVPDEVVAECFTETVALDLILEICRFEDILTETNKELEACILVNYLFRLSNCINKALKVLNVKNSSSIIAQQRILLFRRARETLSTGMNILGLVPLKCM